In one window of Methanolobus mangrovi DNA:
- a CDS encoding signal peptidase I, producing the protein MNLKDAFHTFRESDNFFVSLARDILTVLLAVLIFASFSQLVFGMWTPMVAVESGSMEPHMNIGDIIFIQNIDRTHVITYEDGTDNYTSFDYYGDVVLYKPYGQEGVTPIIHRAMYYVEEGEPMWEGGPAAPYAGYITKGDNKVTNKYYDQQGQVSYQMPVKEEWIIGIARYKIPYLGYLRLMLPSF; encoded by the coding sequence ATGAACTTAAAAGACGCTTTTCATACTTTCAGAGAAAGTGATAATTTCTTTGTTTCACTTGCTAGGGACATTCTAACGGTCCTGTTAGCCGTACTGATATTTGCATCTTTTTCTCAACTGGTCTTTGGGATGTGGACTCCCATGGTAGCCGTAGAATCAGGTAGCATGGAACCTCACATGAATATTGGGGATATTATTTTTATCCAGAATATTGATCGGACACACGTTATCACATATGAAGACGGCACGGATAATTACACATCCTTTGATTATTACGGAGATGTAGTATTATACAAGCCATATGGGCAGGAAGGCGTGACTCCTATAATTCACAGAGCAATGTATTACGTTGAAGAGGGAGAGCCGATGTGGGAAGGAGGACCTGCTGCACCATATGCCGGATATATTACAAAAGGTGACAACAAAGTAACGAACAAATACTATGACCAACAGGGACAGGTAAGTTACCAGATGCCTGTTAAAGAAGAATGGATCATAGGCATCGCACGTTACAAAATCCCATATCTGGGCTATCTCAGATTGATGCTTCCAAGCTTCTAA
- a CDS encoding DNA-directed DNA polymerase II small subunit: protein MNEIDVLTAFIEEGYQISPEAVDLICTHCSPKELVAYILENIDLSVLVIDVEHIDLEGFSGLLPVEEESFSSSLELNPQNETLNINNNYASSYQPSSSSSNAVSNVCYSDNPVSIISDITDNSTCVGEYMEFVQFFRNRYSRISDIIRGRINARPIESLKTGKRSNLRSSKEAGEVSVIGMISEIKSTSNGHKILEVEDPTGSFSVLIRMADKELYEQASHLVLDEVVGFTGKLTNDGKLMIVQKLILPDLPNTTIKRSGTVGKAVLTSDIHIGSSTFLEEPWERFLDFLNGDTDNEALAAIAKEVRYLLVAGDLVDGVGIYPGQEHELSILDVYDQYKKAAEYFSRVPSHIHIIISPGNHDAVRQAEPQPKLPEIIRADFSDNVTFVGNPSIVDLDGVKVLLYHGRSIDDLVASVPGVSYGDPTKAMVEMMKFRHLSPIYGSRVSIAPEKKDYFVIGNVPDILHCGHVHTVGVEWYKNVLLINSGTWQDQTEFQKRVNVIPTPAQVPVVDLATLKTTILKFDE from the coding sequence ATGAATGAAATTGATGTTCTAACTGCCTTTATTGAAGAAGGCTATCAGATAAGTCCTGAAGCAGTGGACCTTATTTGCACCCATTGTTCCCCGAAGGAACTCGTGGCATACATACTTGAGAATATCGATCTTTCCGTCCTTGTAATTGATGTTGAGCATATTGACCTTGAAGGGTTTAGTGGCCTTCTTCCAGTGGAAGAAGAAAGTTTCAGTTCATCTTTAGAATTGAATCCACAAAATGAGACCCTGAATATCAATAATAATTATGCCTCTTCTTACCAGCCATCAAGCAGTTCCTCGAATGCTGTGAGCAACGTTTGCTATTCTGACAATCCTGTCTCCATAATTTCTGATATCACGGATAATTCGACTTGTGTCGGTGAATACATGGAATTTGTCCAGTTCTTCAGAAACAGATACAGCAGGATTAGTGATATAATCCGTGGCAGAATAAATGCCCGTCCTATAGAGAGTCTGAAGACAGGTAAAAGATCAAATTTAAGGAGTAGCAAAGAAGCTGGCGAGGTATCTGTAATTGGTATGATATCTGAGATAAAGAGCACAAGTAATGGTCACAAAATACTGGAAGTTGAAGATCCCACAGGCTCATTTTCAGTTCTTATACGTATGGCAGACAAAGAACTCTATGAGCAGGCCAGTCATCTGGTGCTGGATGAGGTTGTCGGTTTTACAGGCAAGCTCACAAACGATGGTAAACTCATGATAGTTCAGAAGCTAATCCTTCCTGATCTCCCCAATACAACTATTAAGAGAAGCGGAACCGTCGGGAAAGCAGTCCTTACATCCGACATACACATTGGAAGTTCAACTTTCCTTGAAGAGCCGTGGGAGAGATTCCTTGACTTTTTGAATGGTGACACTGACAATGAAGCACTGGCAGCCATTGCAAAGGAAGTGCGTTATCTCCTTGTTGCAGGTGACCTTGTTGATGGCGTTGGCATATATCCTGGACAGGAACATGAACTTTCAATTCTGGATGTCTATGACCAGTACAAAAAAGCAGCTGAATATTTTTCAAGGGTACCCAGCCATATTCATATCATTATTTCTCCTGGAAACCACGATGCTGTCCGTCAGGCTGAACCCCAGCCAAAATTGCCCGAAATAATAAGAGCTGATTTTTCTGATAATGTGACATTCGTAGGAAATCCTTCAATTGTGGATCTGGATGGCGTAAAGGTACTTCTTTACCATGGTCGCTCAATTGACGATCTGGTTGCATCTGTTCCAGGTGTTTCATATGGCGATCCTACAAAGGCAATGGTGGAAATGATGAAATTCAGGCATCTATCACCCATCTACGGAAGCCGCGTTTCCATTGCACCCGAAAAGAAAGATTATTTTGTAATTGGAAATGTGCCTGACATTCTCCACTGTGGTCATGTGCATACAGTGGGTGTTGAATGGTACAAGAATGTCCTGCTGATAAATTCCGGTACATGGCAGGACCAGACCGAGTTCCAGAAAAGGGTGAATGTCATTCCAACCCCTGCACAGGTTCCGGTTGTGGATCTGGCAACTCTCAAAACAACCATTTTGAAATTTGATGAATAA
- a CDS encoding ORC1-type DNA replication protein — translation MQSKSLDGLFQELLENEPIFKNKEVLRHSYTPDSLVHRDDQINSLASILVSALRGDTPSNILIYGKTGTGKTAVTRNVGIELERKGESLGISCKVVYLNCEVIDTQYRLLANLTRQFGEDVPMTGWPTDQVFFKFKETIDTEKQVVIIILDEIDKLIKKGDDVLYNLSRINTDLKNSKVSMIGVSNDLKFTEFLDPRVKSSLGEEEIIFPPYDAEQISDILNERALIAYKPDALDEMVIPLCAAFAAQEHGDARRALDLLRVAGEIAERENLSRVEEQHVKSAQEKIEVDRVVEVVRTLPTQSKLALYSVMLLRNNGYKNVTTGEVYNVYRQLCLQVDMDILTQRRVTDLMSELDMLGIVNAVVVSKGRYGRTKEIVLSVPINSTKKVLFEDYRLKPLELFKPVLTTQLHL, via the coding sequence ATGCAAAGTAAATCATTAGATGGTCTTTTCCAGGAATTACTGGAGAATGAACCTATTTTTAAAAACAAAGAGGTTTTAAGACATTCCTACACTCCTGATTCTCTTGTTCACCGTGATGACCAGATCAACAGTCTTGCGTCAATTCTTGTTTCAGCTCTTAGAGGAGATACACCTTCAAACATCCTTATTTACGGAAAAACCGGGACTGGTAAAACTGCAGTGACAAGAAATGTTGGAATCGAACTTGAAAGAAAAGGTGAATCACTTGGGATATCATGTAAAGTTGTCTACCTGAACTGCGAAGTTATCGACACCCAATACAGACTTCTTGCAAACCTCACTCGCCAGTTCGGAGAAGATGTCCCGATGACCGGTTGGCCCACAGATCAGGTCTTCTTCAAATTCAAGGAAACAATCGACACTGAAAAACAGGTTGTTATCATAATTCTGGATGAAATTGATAAATTGATCAAGAAAGGTGATGATGTTCTCTATAATCTTTCAAGGATAAATACCGATCTTAAAAATTCGAAAGTCAGTATGATCGGCGTTTCAAACGACCTTAAATTTACTGAATTCCTTGATCCGAGAGTAAAAAGCTCTCTTGGAGAAGAAGAAATCATTTTTCCTCCTTATGATGCTGAACAGATAAGTGATATCCTCAATGAAAGAGCTCTTATCGCTTACAAGCCTGATGCCCTGGATGAAATGGTCATTCCCCTTTGCGCTGCCTTCGCAGCTCAGGAACATGGAGATGCCAGACGTGCTCTTGATCTGTTAAGAGTTGCAGGAGAAATTGCAGAACGGGAGAACCTATCTCGTGTTGAAGAACAACATGTAAAAAGCGCTCAGGAAAAGATCGAAGTCGATCGTGTAGTTGAAGTTGTACGTACCCTTCCAACCCAGTCAAAACTTGCGCTTTACAGTGTAATGTTGCTGAGAAATAATGGTTACAAGAATGTTACAACCGGTGAAGTCTACAACGTCTATCGGCAGTTATGCTTACAGGTGGACATGGACATCCTTACACAACGCAGGGTAACAGATCTCATGTCAGAACTGGATATGCTTGGAATAGTGAATGCTGTTGTCGTAAGTAAAGGCAGGTATGGAAGGACAAAGGAAATAGTATTAAGTGTCCCTATAAATAGCACAAAAAAAGTATTGTTTGAGGACTACAGGCTCAAACCACTTGAATTGTTCAAGCCTGTTCTCACAACCCAATTACATCTGTAA
- a CDS encoding methylamine methyltransferase corrinoid protein reductive activase: protein MYVISLDLGTSGFRSQLIDLDKKETVKTVITMGHPLPGGNVMDHLDFAMSTGTDVAHRLIIETVKEILEKFDVEPEKIERIAVCGNPIQLSLFQNMEIRDLAYAGENKQAALGVKDIKRDARIFPANEIFKGIFEMNNCEIIVPPAIKHEIGADALAMMLETDFIHQTEPCLVTDYGTNAEMALKIGDRIMTASAAAGPAIEGQGIACGMLAGPGAISDVNSEGDWWRLTVLDDTMTPIKGPLVDPITGDCIEGCIVRPKGITGTGVISTIALALKEGLIKKLPQLPNGELILGDSIVITNKDVEEVGKAIGAIRAAHMTLMVEAGMKYEDLRYSYMSGATGTYVDADKARHIGSVPGFSQGIVQFGNTSIGLARKIAIDRSKLDEVIAVANKIQADHLMMATSETFKDIYVCELSTWQHGMPTEMYKQMLEMYGIPVFPQDLEKVEIEKRVSRDIDDVGTLGLDIVANIGITLEAPVEKCILCHKCEEECPEDAVVIIEKDGQRFANIDSQHCLGTSCRRCVTICPEQTMNHSILKIQEKGQKN, encoded by the coding sequence ATGTATGTGATATCCCTTGACCTTGGAACAAGTGGTTTCAGGTCACAACTTATCGATCTTGATAAGAAAGAGACTGTAAAGACCGTAATTACAATGGGTCATCCGCTTCCCGGTGGAAATGTCATGGACCACCTTGATTTTGCCATGAGTACCGGAACGGATGTTGCTCACAGGCTGATCATTGAAACTGTAAAGGAAATACTTGAAAAGTTCGATGTTGAACCTGAAAAGATAGAGCGTATAGCAGTCTGCGGAAATCCCATACAACTCTCACTTTTCCAGAATATGGAGATAAGGGACCTTGCATATGCAGGTGAGAACAAACAGGCAGCTCTTGGAGTGAAGGATATCAAGAGGGATGCCAGGATATTCCCTGCAAATGAGATCTTCAAAGGCATCTTTGAAATGAATAACTGTGAGATCATCGTTCCTCCGGCTATCAAACACGAGATAGGGGCCGATGCTCTTGCCATGATGCTGGAAACGGATTTCATTCACCAGACAGAACCATGTCTTGTTACTGATTACGGGACAAATGCCGAAATGGCACTGAAGATCGGCGACAGGATAATGACCGCAAGTGCGGCCGCTGGTCCTGCTATCGAAGGACAGGGAATTGCATGCGGAATGCTGGCAGGTCCAGGGGCTATAAGTGATGTGAACAGTGAAGGGGACTGGTGGCGGCTCACTGTACTTGACGATACAATGACTCCCATAAAGGGACCTCTCGTTGATCCGATCACAGGGGATTGCATTGAAGGCTGCATTGTAAGACCCAAGGGAATCACCGGTACAGGTGTGATCTCGACAATAGCACTTGCACTGAAAGAGGGACTCATAAAAAAGCTACCACAGCTGCCTAATGGCGAACTCATACTTGGGGATAGTATCGTTATCACCAACAAGGATGTAGAAGAGGTTGGCAAGGCCATCGGAGCCATAAGGGCAGCACACATGACCCTTATGGTCGAAGCAGGAATGAAATATGAGGATCTGCGTTATTCATACATGTCAGGGGCAACAGGAACCTATGTTGACGCTGATAAGGCCAGGCATATCGGTTCTGTTCCCGGTTTCTCCCAGGGTATTGTCCAGTTCGGTAATACTTCCATAGGTCTTGCAAGGAAGATAGCAATCGACAGGTCAAAACTAGATGAGGTTATCGCTGTTGCAAATAAGATACAGGCAGACCATCTTATGATGGCTACCAGTGAAACTTTCAAGGATATCTATGTCTGCGAACTTTCGACCTGGCAACATGGAATGCCCACTGAAATGTATAAGCAGATGCTGGAAATGTATGGAATTCCCGTATTCCCACAGGACCTGGAAAAAGTGGAGATCGAAAAAAGGGTTTCCAGGGATATAGACGATGTCGGAACCCTTGGTCTTGATATTGTGGCAAATATCGGAATAACCCTTGAAGCGCCGGTGGAAAAATGTATTCTTTGCCACAAGTGTGAAGAGGAATGCCCCGAGGATGCAGTTGTTATCATTGAAAAGGACGGACAGAGATTTGCCAATATTGACAGCCAGCACTGCCTGGGTACAAGCTGCAGGCGTTGCGTGACTATTTGTCCTGAGCAGACCATGAACCACAGTATTTTGAAGATACAGGAAAAAGGACAGAAAAACTGA